GGATGCCCCGTAAATATCGACATCCCCGGATTCATCTCGGCAATATCGAAGGAGGATTTCAGGAAGGCCGCCGATATCCTCAAGACGGACAACATGCTCCCGGCAATCTGCGGAAGGATCTGCCCCCAGGAGAACCAGTGCGAAGGTGTCTGTATCCTCGGGAACAAAGGGAAACCGGTAAAGATCGGAGCTCTCGAAAGATTCGTCGCCGACTGGGAGAGAGAAAACGGCGTGCAGATCCCGGAGGTCAAAGAGAAGACAGGAAAGAGAGTCGCGATAGTCGGCTCAGGTCCGGCCGGAATTACCGCCGCCGCAGAACTCGCAAAGGAAGGACATTCGGTCACGATATTCGAGTCGCTTCACAAGGCAGGTGGAGTTCTCACCTACGGAATCCCGTCATTCAGGCTCCCGAAGGATATCGTTAAGGCAGAGATCGACCAGGTGCTGGAGCTCGGCGCAGAACTTAAACTCAACTACATCGTCGGAAGAAGCGTTCCCGTAGACGAATTGCTGGCATACGATGCTGTCTTCCTCGGAACAGGCGCAGGTCTTCCCTCGTTCATGGGAATAGAGGGCGAAAACCTGAACGGAGTCTACTCGGCAAACGAATTCCTGACAAGAGTAAACCTGATGCACGCCGACTCATTCCCCGATTACGACACTCCTGTAATGAAGAAAGACAAGATCGTCGTCGTCGGCGGAGGAAATGTAGCGATGGATTCAGCCAGGGTCGCAAAAAGAATGGGTGCCGACGTAACCCTTGTTTACAGGCGCAGGAAGGAAGACCTGCCGGCAAGAGAGGCAGAGGTCGAGAACGCAGTCGAGGAAGGCATAGAGTTTCTGTGTTGCGTAAATCCTGTCAGGATTCTCGGCGAGGGTTCGGTCGCAGGTGTCGAATGTGTCAGGATGGAGATGTGCGAAGAGGACGCAAGCGGCAGACCGTGTCCCGTCCCGATGACCGGAGAAGGGGCCTTGTTCACGATCGACGCCGATGTTGTAATCGAGGCTATAGGACAGAGCCCCAACCCCCTGCTGATATCATTAATCGACAATCTTGAAAGAGGCAGAAGAGGAAATATTATTGTCGATGAGGAAACTGGACAGACCTCGATCGAAAATGTCTTTGCCGCAGGAGATGTCGCAACCGGTGCGGCAACCGTAATTGAGGCTATGGGATCGGCAAAGAAAGCGGCAAGGGCAATCAACGAAATACTGAAATAATTCTACAAAATCACCTTTTTATATTAATAATTCACCCTTCCTGCTGTCCTAATGAGAAACAGATTGCTCATTGTTAATAACAATCAATTTACTTAAAGAGAAGAATACAACCAATTTATATCGCATAAAGAATAAAATTTGACTGACACTTGCTTTTGCATGGTGATTATGATGGATTCCAATGGAAAATTGAAAATTATACTCCCGCTTTTACTGATTGTATCAGCAATTCTCTTTGCGGGATGTACGGGGACTACCGATTCCCCGGCAACTGCAACACCAACGCAGACAGCCGTTGCTACATCCACGGCTACTGCTACAGCGACCACCGCGCAGCCGGTCACTCTTACTGTCTTTACGGCAGCATCGCTTACCGGCGCCTTCACTGACATTGCCGACGCTTACAATGCACAGTCCGACGGCATTACTGTACAGAACGTATTCGACGGTTCACAGGCACTCCGTACACAGATTGAACAGGGCGCAGAGCCTGACGTATTTGTATCGGCGAACACAAAACATATGAATGCCCTTGTAGACGAGGGATACATGGACAACGATACAGTCCAGCTGTTCCTTGAAAACTCAATGGCAGTAATCGTACCGGCAGACAATCCCGCAAACATCAAAACGCTTGCCGACCTTGCAAACCCCGGTGTAAAGATCGTAATTGGCACAAAAGATGTACCGTTCGGATCATACACGCGCCAGGTTCTTGAGAAGATGAACGCCAGCGAAAGCTACGGACCGGAATATGTCGATGCAGTATATGCAAATGTAGTCTCTGAAGAGACCGCAGTCAGCACGGTAGTTCCCAAGCTGACACTCGGCGAAGCAGACGCAGCATTTGTCTACAAGTCCGATATTCTGCAGGAATACAAAGATCAGCTGATTACTATTGAAATTCCAGCAGAATTCAATGTAGTTGCACAATATCCGCTCGGTGTTCTTGCCAGCACAGAAAACAAAGACGATGCTCTTGATTTCATAGAATTTGTACGCGGCCCAGAGGGTAGCGCTATACTTGAAGACTATGGATTTGATCCAATCCCTGAAAGCCAGTAAAATACTGGCATCATTTAAAGAGAAAACAAAAGGGATGGGATTTAATCTCGCCCTTTTCATTCTTATCTCGTTGTTCCTGCTGATCCTGATTTTTCCCATAGCATCGCTTTTCCTTAAAATCACGCCGGAGGAATTTGTAAGATCCCTTTCAGAACCTGTCGTTGTCGATGCAATGGTTCTTTCTCTTATAACTGCAACGATCAGCACCATCATCGTAATCGCGCTTGGAACCCCGCTGTCCTATGTAAATGCACGGGTAAAATACAGGGGAAGGGCCATAATCGACACCCTGACGGATCTTCCCATAGTTCTCCCGCCTGCTGTTGCAGGTCTCGCTCTGCTTATGGCATTCGGGAGAAGAGGAGTTCTCGGGAGTTATCTCGATCTCTTCGGGATACAACTTGCATTCACCACTGTCGCGGTCGTTCTGGCACAGGTCTTTGTAGCATCGCCCTTTTACATCCGTCAGGCAAGAGCGAGTTTTGAAGCGGTAGATCCGATATATGAAAACGCCGCAAAAACTCTCGGTGCATCCAAAGTTCAGGTCTTAATGAGGATAACGATACCCATAGCATCTTCCGGCCTAGTATCGGGTGCAATACTGACATTCGCACGCGCGCTTGGAGAGTTTGGTGCCACCCTGATGTTCGCCGGAAATTACCAGGGAAAAACACAGACCATGCCGCTTGCGATCTATACAACCATGCAGAGCAATATGTACGATGCAATAAGCCTGGCAATAATCCTGGTCGTAATCTCCTTCGCGGTGATAATGACAGTCAAGTACGTGACAAAGAGGGAGATCTGATGCTTTCGATCGATATTAAAAAGGAACTCAGGGATTTTACCCAGGAGATCTCTCTTTCGGTATCAGAGGGTGAAACGCTTGTCCTGATAGGAGAAAACGGTGCGGGAAAATCGACACTGCTGAATATGATCTCAGGACTACTGAATCCCGACGCCGGGACTATTTCGCTAAACCAAAGGACACTGTTCTCTGCAGATGAAAGAATAAATCTCCCGCCCGATGAAAGAAATATCGGTCACCTTTTCCAGTCATATGCACTCTTCCCTCATTATTCGGTATATGACAACATAGCCTTCGGGCTGAGATGCCGGAAGACGAGGAAAGCGGAGATCGAGGAGCGGGTAAGCGTCCAGATCGAGACGATGCATCTCTCGGAACTCAGGGATATCAATGTAGGCAGTCTTTCGGGAGGCCAGAGACAGAGAGTCGCTCTTGCAAGAGCCCTTGTCCTTGATCCGGATCTCCTCCTGCTTGACGAACCGCTTGCGGCAGTGGATGTCCTCATGCAGACCGAAATGCGGAGAGAACTCCGGCACAGGATGAAGGAAGCAAACATCCCCTCGATAATCGTGACCCATACATTTGCCGATGCGCTTGAACTCAGCGACAGGATAGCTATTATACAGGAAGGAAAGATCGTCCAGGAAGGATCTCCCGAGAAAATATTCAACGATCCCGCTACAGATTTTGTTGCAAAATTCACCGGAATGGAGAATATCTTCCGCGGAAAGTCCGTACAGAGAGCCGACGGGGAGGCTGAGATCCATGTCGGTTCCCTCGTTATACATACTGTAACACCCCTGGAGGGGGATGTGTATATAGCGATAAGAGCGGAAGAACTGATCTTTTCAAAAGAAGCGCTGGACTCGACAGCC
The nucleotide sequence above comes from Methanolacinia paynteri. Encoded proteins:
- the gltA gene encoding NADPH-dependent glutamate synthase, giving the protein MRKRQAEERIKDFNEVDRGFSERDAILESLRCMDCVRPQCITGCPVNIDIPGFISAISKEDFRKAADILKTDNMLPAICGRICPQENQCEGVCILGNKGKPVKIGALERFVADWERENGVQIPEVKEKTGKRVAIVGSGPAGITAAAELAKEGHSVTIFESLHKAGGVLTYGIPSFRLPKDIVKAEIDQVLELGAELKLNYIVGRSVPVDELLAYDAVFLGTGAGLPSFMGIEGENLNGVYSANEFLTRVNLMHADSFPDYDTPVMKKDKIVVVGGGNVAMDSARVAKRMGADVTLVYRRRKEDLPAREAEVENAVEEGIEFLCCVNPVRILGEGSVAGVECVRMEMCEEDASGRPCPVPMTGEGALFTIDADVVIEAIGQSPNPLLISLIDNLERGRRGNIIVDEETGQTSIENVFAAGDVATGAATVIEAMGSAKKAARAINEILK
- the modA gene encoding molybdate ABC transporter substrate-binding protein; this translates as MMDSNGKLKIILPLLLIVSAILFAGCTGTTDSPATATPTQTAVATSTATATATTAQPVTLTVFTAASLTGAFTDIADAYNAQSDGITVQNVFDGSQALRTQIEQGAEPDVFVSANTKHMNALVDEGYMDNDTVQLFLENSMAVIVPADNPANIKTLADLANPGVKIVIGTKDVPFGSYTRQVLEKMNASESYGPEYVDAVYANVVSEETAVSTVVPKLTLGEADAAFVYKSDILQEYKDQLITIEIPAEFNVVAQYPLGVLASTENKDDALDFIEFVRGPEGSAILEDYGFDPIPESQ
- a CDS encoding ABC transporter permease, coding for MGFNLALFILISLFLLILIFPIASLFLKITPEEFVRSLSEPVVVDAMVLSLITATISTIIVIALGTPLSYVNARVKYRGRAIIDTLTDLPIVLPPAVAGLALLMAFGRRGVLGSYLDLFGIQLAFTTVAVVLAQVFVASPFYIRQARASFEAVDPIYENAAKTLGASKVQVLMRITIPIASSGLVSGAILTFARALGEFGATLMFAGNYQGKTQTMPLAIYTTMQSNMYDAISLAIILVVISFAVIMTVKYVTKREI
- a CDS encoding ABC transporter ATP-binding protein, with protein sequence MLSIDIKKELRDFTQEISLSVSEGETLVLIGENGAGKSTLLNMISGLLNPDAGTISLNQRTLFSADERINLPPDERNIGHLFQSYALFPHYSVYDNIAFGLRCRKTRKAEIEERVSVQIETMHLSELRDINVGSLSGGQRQRVALARALVLDPDLLLLDEPLAAVDVLMQTEMRRELRHRMKEANIPSIIVTHTFADALELSDRIAIIQEGKIVQEGSPEKIFNDPATDFVAKFTGMENIFRGKSVQRADGEAEIHVGSLVIHTVTPLEGDVYIAIRAEELIFSKEALDSTARNIFSGVVSDIKWNGVLSRITVNLGEIQVSGLITRQSLTRLKIEKGDPIHVSFKASAVHIFPYTN